A region from the Montipora capricornis isolate CH-2021 unplaced genomic scaffold, ASM3666992v2 scaffold_497, whole genome shotgun sequence genome encodes:
- the LOC138036716 gene encoding 5-hydroxytryptamine receptor 7-like, with the protein MESENVNGEQTFNSASPEIRIALITTVFVVSFIILAGNLLTVVSILCLTKRKSTFSFLLVTISLIDILNILGPNVISLFVFFDKGNNFYKYFTLCRLQAWSIVFLRCAATLAITLLGLDRFFITLTPRFYRKQWKGKLFVAFFFGKWIISAFIATWPLLWLDDFHVSKDTGYTFCLFLYENPVAGFFVVFLMCLLLVSCLCFYAIFSTSNKGSFSTKLRKDDGFSFSAKEREVSHLADPTDNKDLTILAALVVAVYFCSLLPWMVRELTEDTSSRFVTPYRAIDRFG; encoded by the coding sequence ATGGAATCAGAGAATGTTAATGGAGAACAAACATTCAACAGTGCATCTCCAGAGATTCGTATTGCTTTAATAACTACAGTGTTTGTAGTGTCGTTCATTATATTAGCAGGAAACCTGTTAACTGTTGTTAGCATTTTGTGTTTAACAAAACGAAAGAGTACCTTCAGTTTTCTTCTCGTCACGATCTCTTTGATAgacattttaaatattttgggACCAAATGTAATCTCTTTGTTCGTGTTTTTTGACAAAGGAAACAATTTCTACAAGTACTTTACTTTGTGCAGACTTCAAGCATGGAGTATCGTGTTTCTTCGTTGTGCTGCCACATTAGCAATTACTCTTCTCGGACTAGATAGATTTTTCATTACTTTAACACCGCGCTTCTATCGAAAACAATGGAAAGGAAAGTTGTTCgttgcatttttctttggaaaatggATTATCTCCGCGTTTATAGCGACGTGGCCTCTGCTGTGGTTAGACGATTTCCACGTTTCCAAGGATACAGGATATACTTTTTGCCTGTTCCTGTACGAAAATCCTGTGGCGGGATTTTTCGTCGTTTTCCTCATGTGTTTGTTGTTAGTCAGTTGCTTGTGTTTTTACGCAATATTCAGCACATCGAACAAGGGATCGTTCAGTACCAAGCTGAGAAAAGATGACGGGTTCAGCTTTTCTGCTAAAGAGCGTGAAGTTTCCCACTTGGCGGACCCTACTGACAACAAAGATCTCACTATTTTAGCAGCTTTGGTCGTTGCTGTTTATTTCTGTTCCTTGTTGCCTTGGATGGTAAGAGAGCTGACAGAGGACACTTCATCGCGATTTGTCACCCCATATAGAGCAATAGACCGATTCGGTTGA
- the LOC138036717 gene encoding major facilitator superfamily domain-containing protein 6-like, which translates to MRRLKSAVGTSVSENKMEDEDTKRKAGREISRQSSQDTSQLSSMFYKCYYFLFYIGIGSSFPYIALYFKQLGLTAGQTGAVLGLRFLTKFIGSPIWGIIGDKYKVHKVILLASLVSFTAGNLMFIAVQPQKQMCLETRANRTVTKALLFTPNGIVLGQEIGNSSDARNHFANKNFTAFARKIDEHEIKQIFIIFLTIVLIFQIIGCVDFAMTDALLVVFLRENVKKFGTFRIWGEFGVAVGSFLVGGVISLYKSKVCGEVVENYHISFHFFAGFSTLAIINVLFLEVKYPDDKSSDNPIFNASETFELLCGGNFMIIIIVTCYFGILNGMQENFGPWYLDDLGAQPYMVGVASGLRYCFALLGYVSSIMCIDRIGLV; encoded by the coding sequence ATGAGAAGACTCAAGAGCGCTGTGGGAACTTCTGTTAGCGAAAACAAAATGGAGGACGAGGATACCAAGCGGAAAGCAGGAAGAGAAATTTCAAGACAGTCTTCACAAGACACGTCACAACTGTCCTCTATGTTTTATAAATgttattatttcttattttacatTGGCATCGGAAGTTCATTTCCTTATatagctttgtatttcaaacaaCTTGGACTTACGGCTGGTCAAACGGGTGCTGTACTTGGGTTGCGATTCTTAACAAAATTTATCGGCTCACCAATATGGGGAATAATTGGTGACAAGTACAAAGTACATAAAGTTATTCTACTTGCCTCACTGGTGTCATTCACAGCCGGAAACTTAATGTTTATTGCTGTTCAACCACAAAAGCAAATGTGTCTCGAAACCAGAGCAAACAGAACAGTGACAAAGGCATTATTATTCACTCCTAACGGAATCGTACTGGGACAAGAGATAGGCAATAGCAGTGATGCAAGAAATCACTTTGCAAACAAGAACTTCACTGCGTTTGCTCGTAAAATCGATGAACACGAGATCAAGCAAATCTTCATCATTTTTCTGaccattgttttgattttccaaATTATCGGATGTGTCGATTTTGCCATGACAGATGCATTGTTGGTTGTTTTCCTTCGCGAAAACGTAAAGAAATTCGGAACTTTCCGAATATGGGGCGAGTTTGGAGTCGCTGTTGGTTCGTTTTTGGTCGGAGGAGTAATCAGTCTTTACAAATCGAAAGTTTGTGGGGAGGTAGTGGAGAACTACCATATTTCATTTCACTTTTTTGCCGGTTTTAGCACACTTGCAATAATCAATGTTCTCTTTCTGGAAGTAAAGTACCCAGATGACAAATCATCCGACAATCCCATTTTCAATGCTTCTGAAACGTTTGAGCTTCTTTGCGGTGGTAACTTCATGATCATCATTATTGTGACATGCTACTTCGGTATCCTGAATGGAATGCAAGAGAACTTTGGACCATGGTACTTAGATGACCTCGGAGCTCAGCCATACATGGTCGGTGTCGCATCTGGTCTGCGTTactgctttgctttgcttggtTATGTTTCTTCAATTATGTGCATCGATAGAATTGGACTTGTG